One region of Cyanobium sp. M30B3 genomic DNA includes:
- a CDS encoding phytoene synthase, whose product MLAGQAAGACALPSLDEAFEACRRETAEWAKTFYLGTLLMPPAKRRAIWAIYVWCRRTDELMDSPEAQRRPVAELAQRLDAWELRTRALFNGEVRDGLDLAMCDTLNRYPQPIQPYLDMIEGMRMDLACHRYATFTDLELYCYRVAGTVGLMTQEVMGVDAAYTSAPWSERPDTSDAAVALGIANQLTNILRDVGEDRGRGRIYLPLDELERFGYSERDLLAGVLNDNWRALMRFQLARARDWFSRSEAGVRWLAPDARWPVWASLRLYRGILDVIEQHDYDVFSKRAYVPRAGKLLDLPFSYMVAQAR is encoded by the coding sequence GTGCTGGCCGGGCAGGCCGCAGGGGCATGCGCCCTCCCGTCCCTGGACGAGGCGTTCGAGGCCTGTCGGCGTGAAACGGCCGAGTGGGCCAAGACCTTCTACCTGGGCACCCTGTTGATGCCGCCGGCCAAGCGGCGGGCCATCTGGGCGATCTACGTGTGGTGCCGGCGCACCGACGAGCTGATGGACAGCCCCGAGGCCCAGCGCCGCCCGGTGGCTGAGCTGGCCCAGCGGCTCGATGCCTGGGAGCTGCGCACCCGCGCCCTGTTCAATGGCGAGGTGCGCGACGGCCTCGATCTGGCCATGTGCGACACCCTCAACCGCTACCCCCAGCCAATCCAGCCCTATCTGGACATGATCGAGGGGATGCGCATGGATCTGGCGTGCCATCGCTATGCCACCTTCACCGACCTGGAGCTCTACTGCTACCGGGTGGCCGGCACGGTGGGGCTGATGACCCAGGAGGTGATGGGGGTGGATGCGGCCTACACCTCCGCCCCCTGGAGCGAACGCCCGGACACGTCAGATGCGGCCGTGGCCCTGGGCATTGCCAACCAGCTCACCAACATCCTGCGCGATGTGGGGGAGGACAGGGGCCGGGGGCGGATCTACCTGCCCCTCGATGAACTGGAGCGGTTCGGTTACAGCGAGCGGGACCTGCTTGCTGGGGTGCTCAACGACAACTGGCGGGCCCTGATGCGCTTCCAGCTGGCGCGGGCCCGCGACTGGTTTTCCCGCTCCGAGGCCGGGGTGCGCTGGCTTGCCCCGGATGCCCGCTGGCCGGTGTGGGCCTCGCTGCGGCTCTATCGCGGCATTCTCGATGTGATCGAGCAGCATGACTATGACGTGTTCAGCAAGCGGGCCTATGTGCCCCGCGCCGGCAAGTTGCTGGATCTGCCCTTCTCTTACATGGTGGCCCAGGCCCGCTGA
- a CDS encoding alpha/beta fold hydrolase, whose amino-acid sequence MLVHGFGASSGHWRQTIPALAGDAEVLAVDLLGFGASDKPPSCLPGESPRAGSVRYCFDLWAELVADLAVDSTPPSQQRLHLVGNSIGGMVALTAARLLRRRRQPPAQVVLIDCAQRTLDDKRLAEQPALARAGRPALKQLVRQRWILAPLFRVLAQPRFIRRVLAQAYPSGAHVDEELVSLLHRPSTDPGAIESFRGFVNLFNDHLAPQLLAELSEPLDDGLGPVPVRLLWGERDPWENPAEARAWAEQFGCVADLEVLPGVGHCPHDEAPELVNPILRRWILGTAA is encoded by the coding sequence CTGCTGGTGCACGGGTTCGGCGCCTCCAGTGGCCACTGGCGCCAGACCATTCCCGCGCTGGCTGGCGACGCCGAGGTGCTGGCGGTGGACCTGCTCGGTTTCGGCGCCAGCGACAAACCCCCGTCCTGCCTGCCGGGGGAAAGCCCCAGAGCCGGCTCCGTTCGCTACTGCTTCGACCTCTGGGCTGAGCTCGTGGCCGATCTAGCCGTGGACTCCACTCCGCCCAGCCAGCAGCGCCTGCACCTGGTGGGGAACTCCATCGGCGGCATGGTCGCCCTCACCGCCGCCCGCCTGCTGCGCCGGCGCCGGCAGCCGCCCGCCCAGGTGGTGCTGATCGACTGCGCCCAGCGCACCCTCGATGACAAACGCCTGGCCGAGCAACCGGCCCTGGCCCGGGCCGGCAGGCCCGCCCTCAAACAGCTGGTGCGCCAGCGCTGGATCCTGGCTCCACTGTTCCGGGTGCTGGCCCAGCCACGGTTCATCCGCCGCGTGCTGGCCCAGGCCTATCCCAGTGGCGCCCATGTGGATGAGGAGCTGGTGAGCCTGCTGCACCGCCCCAGCACCGACCCCGGAGCCATCGAGAGCTTCCGGGGGTTTGTGAATCTGTTCAACGACCATCTGGCCCCCCAGCTGCTCGCCGAGCTGAGTGAGCCCCTGGACGATGGGCTGGGCCCGGTCCCGGTGCGGCTGCTCTGGGGCGAGCGGGACCCCTGGGAGAATCCGGCTGAAGCCCGCGCATGGGCGGAGCAGTTCGGCTGCGTGGCCGACCTGGAGGTGCTCCCCGGGGTGGGCCACTGCCCCCATGACGAGGCTCCGGAGCTGGTGAATCCCATCCTGCGTCGCTGGATCCTGGGCACCGCCGCCTGA
- a CDS encoding RNA-binding protein yields MSVRLYVGNLPQSFDAQELEALFTGVGEGVRFKPVYDRETGSCRGFGFANVDDQKQAEAVISALNGRQFGGNALRIEVSERKETRTAGSSDRRSGNPTPLRQVVNKVVHADQVNSEAPDPRWAGELAKLKQLLDNQKATV; encoded by the coding sequence ATGAGCGTTCGTCTCTACGTCGGCAACTTGCCGCAATCCTTTGATGCCCAGGAGCTTGAGGCCCTGTTCACCGGCGTGGGAGAAGGGGTGCGGTTCAAGCCTGTGTACGACCGGGAAACGGGCTCCTGCCGCGGTTTCGGCTTCGCCAATGTGGACGACCAGAAGCAGGCTGAAGCGGTGATCAGCGCGCTCAACGGCCGTCAGTTCGGGGGCAATGCCCTGCGCATCGAGGTGTCGGAGCGCAAGGAGACCCGCACCGCCGGCAGCTCCGACCGCCGCAGCGGCAATCCCACCCCCCTGCGCCAGGTGGTGAACAAGGTGGTGCATGCCGATCAGGTGAACAGCGAAGCTCCGGATCCCCGCTGGGCCGGCGAACTGGCCAAGCTCAAGCAGCTGCTCGACAACCAGAAGGCCACCGTCTGA